Proteins encoded in a region of the Chryseobacterium piperi genome:
- a CDS encoding ABC transporter ATP-binding protein, with protein sequence MITINNLSKKYGPATVLNIEHLEIPHGETFGLVGNNGAGKTTLFSLMLDLIQPTTGFVSIEDIKVNESEAWKSKVSAFVDDTFLIGYLTPEEYFYFIGELRGQNKASVDEFLKPFHDLFNGEILNSGKYVRDLSKGNQKKVGIVGAIIGNPEIIILDEPFANLDPSTQIKLKNLIKELSKQDGVTFLISSHDLSHTTEVCNRIVVVNKGQMVKDIKTNPETLKDLEQYFADQVSL encoded by the coding sequence ATGATTACTATTAATAATTTATCTAAAAAATATGGACCTGCTACGGTTCTTAACATTGAACATCTTGAGATTCCTCATGGAGAGACCTTTGGATTGGTGGGAAACAATGGTGCAGGAAAAACAACATTGTTTAGCCTGATGCTGGACCTGATTCAGCCCACAACAGGTTTTGTGAGTATTGAGGATATTAAGGTGAATGAATCTGAGGCGTGGAAGAGTAAGGTCTCTGCATTTGTAGATGATACTTTTTTAATAGGGTATCTTACGCCTGAAGAATATTTTTATTTTATCGGTGAGCTGAGAGGTCAGAATAAGGCGTCCGTAGATGAATTCCTAAAACCTTTTCATGATTTATTTAACGGAGAGATCTTGAATTCAGGAAAATATGTTAGAGATCTGTCAAAAGGGAATCAGAAAAAAGTAGGAATTGTAGGGGCAATTATTGGAAATCCTGAGATTATTATTCTGGATGAGCCTTTTGCTAACCTTGATCCTTCGACACAAATAAAACTTAAAAATCTGATCAAAGAATTATCCAAGCAGGATGGCGTTACATTTCTTATTTCGAGTCATGACCTGTCTCATACCACAGAAGTATGTAATAGAATTGTGGTAGTTAATAAAGGTCAAATGGTTAAAGACATTAAAACGAACCCCGAAACACTTAAAGATCTGGAGCAATACTTTGCAGACCAGGTTTCCTTATAA
- a CDS encoding Dyp-type peroxidase, translated as MSLESQNVTDYPNINTIFMVWKLHDSPQLKNVFQRLCALVLNLNNSVFNRFPDSRASCVMGIGYEAWKKLELPEPLPKELAVFSEVKGVKHTAVSTPGDLHFHLRADNNSICFDMAIEISKLLSSVAESILEIHGFKYWDARSILGFVDGTENPHGEDRDYFAKIGDEDSAYKGGSYLFVQKYIHNMDAWKGLSTEEQEKVIGRSKENDIEMSDDVKPSNSHIALANIGDELKIVRDNMPFGSPSTNEFGTYFISYASTFTTVEKMLTNMFIGDPPGNYDRILDFSTAETGTLFFVPTRNMLDDFGG; from the coding sequence ATGAGTTTAGAGTCCCAAAACGTTACCGACTATCCAAATATCAACACTATTTTTATGGTTTGGAAGTTACACGATAGTCCTCAGTTAAAAAATGTATTTCAGCGGTTATGTGCACTGGTTTTAAATCTTAACAATTCTGTTTTTAACAGATTTCCGGATAGCAGAGCAAGCTGTGTGATGGGAATTGGTTATGAAGCCTGGAAGAAGTTGGAACTTCCGGAACCTTTACCAAAGGAATTAGCTGTTTTCAGCGAAGTAAAAGGAGTAAAACATACGGCGGTTTCTACCCCGGGAGACTTACATTTTCACCTTAGGGCTGATAATAATAGTATTTGTTTTGATATGGCCATTGAAATCTCAAAGTTATTAAGCTCTGTGGCAGAAAGTATTTTAGAAATTCATGGCTTTAAATATTGGGATGCACGCTCAATTTTAGGTTTTGTAGATGGTACAGAGAATCCTCATGGAGAGGATAGAGATTATTTTGCGAAAATAGGAGATGAGGATTCTGCCTACAAAGGGGGAAGCTATCTTTTTGTACAAAAATATATTCATAATATGGATGCCTGGAAAGGTCTTTCAACTGAAGAACAGGAAAAGGTAATCGGAAGGTCAAAAGAAAATGATATTGAAATGTCTGATGACGTAAAACCTTCTAACTCCCATATTGCACTAGCCAACATCGGAGATGAATTAAAGATTGTAAGAGATAATATGCCTTTTGGAAGTCCTTCTACTAATGAGTTTGGTACTTATTTTATATCGTATGCAAGTACGTTTACCACTGTAGAAAAGATGCTTACTAATATGTTCATAGGAGATCCACCGGGAAACTATGACCGGATTCTGGATTTCAGTACTGCAGAAACCGGAACCTTATTCTTTGTGCCTACCAGAAATATGCTGGATGACTTCGGTGGATAG
- a CDS encoding RNA polymerase sigma factor, with product MKLLFGNKKDDLLSRLRKQDPAAQKLFYEQNVKKLLSVSKSYISDLYQAEDCLIKAFCKIFKHIEGFRGDGNLEGWARRIVVNECLNFIKSRKTVFYLDEINQSFIEENHDENVVYDFNAQELLDQLPDAYKMVFNLYVLEGYSHQEIAETLQISTAVSKTQLFRAKEKLRKIYFQQQKTLKNEHY from the coding sequence ATGAAACTTTTGTTCGGAAATAAGAAAGATGATTTGTTGAGCCGCTTGAGAAAACAGGATCCGGCTGCTCAGAAATTGTTTTATGAGCAAAATGTAAAAAAACTACTGAGTGTAAGTAAAAGCTATATCAGTGATTTGTATCAGGCAGAAGATTGTCTTATCAAAGCTTTCTGTAAGATTTTCAAGCATATTGAAGGCTTTAGGGGAGATGGTAATCTTGAAGGCTGGGCGAGGAGGATTGTTGTCAATGAATGTCTGAATTTTATCAAAAGCCGTAAAACGGTTTTTTATCTTGATGAAATTAATCAGTCTTTTATAGAGGAGAATCATGATGAGAATGTAGTCTATGACTTTAATGCTCAAGAGCTTTTAGACCAGTTGCCGGATGCTTATAAAATGGTTTTTAACCTTTATGTTTTAGAGGGATATTCTCATCAGGAGATTGCGGAAACCCTTCAGATTTCTACTGCGGTAAGTAAAACACAGTTATTCAGAGCAAAAGAAAAGCTCAGGAAGATTTACTTTCAACAACAAAAAACACTGAAAAATGAACACTATTAA
- a CDS encoding outer membrane beta-barrel protein, whose product MIKKFIVMGFVCLLSVSAYSQRTLGFNLPSKEDTDVSPIVKEKVEEYATKINGIIQEEKKLMEAELLVLQSKDLEKNEFNKQKAAIADRFSEKIDQRIEALGFDLDMVIQKQVRYSLLNSDVTSKEELKAKLLKKFRATKSMEGYVSYGVMTLTNNLSDNDLDRNLGYANNLEFGFKFNYQFSRTSPWGLISGVGFSWRTLRLDNNMVFAKDANANIHLAKFEGNLDKSKLRTGYIIIPLGLQYNFSKLKNAGMDIQYRDYNKGFKVGANMYGGIRMSSNNIIKGDDLNSRNRGNYQVNPFVYGAQVTLSYNEFSIFVKKDFSNFFKDNTFSNDKALIFGVGLWW is encoded by the coding sequence ATGATCAAGAAATTTATCGTGATGGGATTCGTATGCCTTTTATCAGTATCGGCATACTCACAAAGAACATTGGGATTTAATCTTCCTTCAAAAGAAGATACAGATGTAAGCCCGATTGTAAAAGAAAAAGTAGAAGAATATGCCACAAAGATCAATGGAATTATCCAGGAGGAAAAAAAGCTGATGGAGGCTGAGCTTCTGGTGCTTCAAAGTAAAGATTTGGAAAAAAATGAATTTAATAAACAGAAAGCTGCCATTGCCGATCGCTTTTCAGAAAAAATAGATCAACGGATAGAAGCGCTAGGATTTGACCTTGATATGGTTATTCAGAAGCAGGTAAGATATTCCCTTCTTAATTCTGATGTGACCTCCAAAGAAGAACTGAAAGCAAAGCTTTTGAAAAAATTTCGTGCGACCAAAAGTATGGAAGGATATGTATCCTATGGAGTAATGACTCTTACAAACAACCTCTCCGATAACGATCTGGATAGAAATCTGGGATATGCGAATAATCTGGAGTTTGGGTTCAAATTTAATTACCAGTTCAGCAGAACGAGTCCATGGGGACTTATTTCCGGAGTTGGTTTTTCATGGAGAACACTACGTTTAGATAATAATATGGTTTTTGCAAAAGATGCCAATGCCAATATTCATCTGGCAAAATTTGAAGGGAATCTGGATAAAAGCAAACTTAGAACAGGGTATATTATAATTCCCCTTGGTCTACAATATAATTTTTCAAAGCTGAAAAATGCAGGTATGGATATTCAGTACAGAGATTATAACAAAGGGTTTAAGGTCGGAGCCAATATGTATGGTGGAATAAGAATGTCCTCAAATAATATTATTAAAGGAGATGATCTGAATTCTAGAAACAGAGGGAATTATCAGGTAAACCCTTTTGTTTATGGCGCGCAGGTTACCCTTTCCTATAATGAATTCAGTATTTTCGTGAAAAAAGATTTCAGTAACTTCTTTAAAGACAATACTTTTAGTAATGATAAAGCTTTGATCTTTGGAGTTGGTCTTTGGTGGTAA
- the fumC gene encoding class II fumarate hydratase yields MNYRIEKDTMGDVQVPADKFWGAQTERSRNNFKIGPEGSMPHEIIEAFAYLKKAAAYANTDLGALPSEKRDMIAKVCDEILEGKLNDQFPLVIWQTGSGTQSNMNINEVVSNRAHVNNGGKLGEKSEVHPNDDVNKSQSSNDTYPTAMHIAAYKKVVEVTIPAVEKLKNTLAEKAKAFKDVVKIGRTHLMDATPLTLGQEFSGYVAQLEFGLRALKNTLPHLSELALGGTAVGTGLNTPKGYDMVVAEYIAKFTNHPFITAENKFEALAAHDAIVESHGALKQLAVSLFKIAQDIRLLASGPRSGIGEIHIPENEPGSSIMPGKVNPTQNEALTMVCAQVLGNDTTISFAGTQGNYELNVFKPVMAYNFLQSAQLIADACISFNDHCAVGIEPNYERIKELVDKSLMLVTALNTHIGYENAAKIAKTAHKNGTTLKEEAVNLGLLTAEQFDEWVKPEDMVGSLK; encoded by the coding sequence ATGAATTATAGAATAGAAAAAGACACGATGGGAGATGTGCAGGTTCCTGCTGATAAGTTCTGGGGTGCACAGACAGAGCGTTCCAGAAACAATTTTAAAATCGGTCCGGAAGGTTCAATGCCTCATGAAATTATTGAAGCATTTGCTTACCTAAAAAAAGCGGCGGCATATGCCAACACTGATTTGGGAGCTCTTCCTTCTGAGAAAAGAGATATGATTGCTAAAGTTTGTGATGAGATCCTGGAAGGGAAATTAAATGATCAGTTTCCTTTGGTTATCTGGCAAACCGGATCCGGGACGCAATCCAATATGAACATCAACGAAGTTGTGTCCAACAGGGCCCACGTTAACAACGGTGGAAAACTAGGTGAAAAATCTGAAGTTCACCCAAACGATGATGTGAATAAATCTCAGTCTTCAAATGATACTTATCCGACAGCAATGCATATTGCTGCTTATAAAAAAGTAGTAGAGGTAACGATTCCTGCAGTTGAAAAACTAAAAAATACGTTAGCAGAAAAAGCAAAGGCTTTTAAAGATGTTGTTAAAATCGGTAGAACTCACCTTATGGATGCTACTCCTTTAACTCTGGGACAGGAATTTTCAGGATATGTAGCACAATTGGAATTCGGTCTTAGAGCCTTGAAAAACACTCTTCCCCACCTTTCCGAACTAGCATTAGGAGGAACTGCTGTAGGAACAGGACTCAATACTCCAAAAGGTTATGATATGGTTGTAGCAGAATATATTGCGAAATTCACCAATCATCCTTTTATAACAGCAGAAAATAAATTTGAGGCACTTGCTGCCCACGATGCGATTGTAGAATCTCACGGCGCATTAAAACAGTTAGCCGTTTCTTTATTTAAAATTGCTCAGGATATTAGATTATTGGCTTCAGGACCTCGTTCCGGAATCGGAGAAATCCATATCCCTGAAAATGAACCCGGCTCTTCTATTATGCCTGGAAAAGTAAATCCTACACAAAATGAGGCTCTGACTATGGTTTGTGCTCAGGTTTTAGGAAATGATACTACCATTTCTTTTGCAGGAACTCAGGGAAATTATGAACTGAATGTTTTCAAACCTGTAATGGCGTACAACTTCTTACAGTCTGCACAGCTGATTGCGGATGCATGCATCTCATTCAACGATCATTGTGCAGTTGGAATTGAACCTAACTACGAGAGAATCAAAGAACTAGTAGACAAGTCTTTAATGCTTGTTACTGCACTCAACACCCATATCGGTTACGAAAATGCAGCTAAAATTGCTAAAACTGCTCATAAAAATGGAACTACGTTAAAAGAAGAAGCTGTAAATCTTGGACTTTTAACTGCTGAACAATTTGATGAGTGGGTGAAACCTGAAGATATGGTAGGAAGTTTAAAATAA
- a CDS encoding fumarate hydratase: protein MEFRYQDPYPIEKDDTVYKKLTSDYVTIEKLGEREILTVDPKGLELLAEEAMADVSFMLRSSHLESLKRIIDDPEATDNDRFVAYNLLQNAAVAAEGALPSCQDTGTAIVMGKKGENVYTGVDDGEYLSKGIYNTYQKRNLRYSQIVPLTMFDEKNSGSNLPAQIDLYAKKGNSYEFLFLTKGGGSANKTFLYQKTKSLLNEKSLEEFIKEKISDLGTAACPPYHLALVIGGTSAEANLAAVKKASAKYYDNLPTSGNDGGQAFRDLEWEAKVQKICQESAIGAQFGGKYLTHDVRVIRLPRHAASCPVGMGVSCSADRNIKGKITKEGIFLEQLEQDPKRFLPDTPPHLEEAVEINLNKPMPEILAELSKYPIKTRLKLNGTLIVARDIAHAKIKELLDSGKPMPEYFKNHPIYYAGPAKTPEGMASGSFGPTTAGRMDVYVDEFQNNGGSMIMLAKGNRSKEVTDACKKHGGFYLGSIGGPAAILAKDNILSVDVVDFPELGMEAVRKIEIKDFPAFIITDDKGNDFFADLAH, encoded by the coding sequence ATGGAATTTAGATATCAGGATCCGTATCCGATTGAGAAGGATGATACGGTGTATAAAAAGCTTACATCAGATTATGTAACGATTGAAAAATTAGGAGAAAGAGAAATACTGACCGTTGATCCAAAAGGATTGGAGTTACTTGCTGAAGAGGCGATGGCAGATGTTTCTTTTATGCTCCGCTCTTCACACCTGGAAAGCCTTAAAAGAATTATTGACGATCCTGAAGCTACTGATAATGATAGATTTGTTGCTTATAACTTATTACAGAATGCTGCAGTAGCTGCTGAAGGAGCTCTTCCTTCATGTCAGGATACCGGGACAGCTATTGTAATGGGGAAAAAAGGCGAAAATGTTTATACCGGGGTTGATGATGGGGAGTATTTAAGTAAAGGGATTTACAATACCTATCAGAAAAGAAACTTAAGATATTCTCAGATTGTTCCTTTGACGATGTTCGATGAAAAGAATTCAGGATCCAACCTTCCCGCACAGATCGATTTATATGCTAAAAAGGGAAATTCTTACGAGTTTTTATTTCTAACGAAAGGAGGTGGTTCTGCAAATAAGACGTTTTTGTATCAAAAAACAAAGTCTTTATTGAATGAAAAATCTCTTGAAGAATTTATCAAGGAGAAAATTTCAGATTTAGGAACTGCTGCTTGTCCTCCTTACCATTTAGCGTTGGTAATAGGTGGAACCTCTGCTGAAGCTAATTTAGCAGCTGTAAAAAAAGCATCTGCAAAATATTACGATAACCTTCCTACTTCAGGAAATGACGGAGGACAGGCTTTCAGAGATCTGGAATGGGAGGCTAAAGTTCAGAAAATATGCCAGGAAAGTGCCATTGGTGCTCAATTTGGAGGTAAATATTTAACACATGATGTACGGGTGATCAGATTGCCTCGCCATGCTGCTTCTTGTCCTGTAGGAATGGGAGTGTCTTGTTCTGCCGACAGAAATATTAAGGGTAAGATTACAAAAGAAGGTATTTTCCTTGAACAATTGGAACAAGATCCTAAGAGATTCTTACCAGATACACCCCCACATTTGGAGGAGGCTGTAGAAATTAATTTGAATAAGCCTATGCCTGAAATTCTGGCTGAGCTTTCAAAATATCCGATCAAAACCCGACTGAAATTAAACGGGACTCTAATTGTGGCAAGAGATATTGCCCATGCGAAGATCAAAGAACTTTTGGATAGTGGAAAGCCGATGCCGGAATATTTTAAAAACCATCCGATTTATTACGCAGGTCCTGCAAAGACTCCTGAAGGAATGGCTTCCGGAAGTTTCGGACCGACAACAGCTGGAAGAATGGACGTATATGTCGATGAATTTCAAAATAATGGAGGAAGTATGATCATGTTGGCTAAAGGAAACAGAAGTAAAGAAGTAACAGATGCTTGTAAGAAGCACGGAGGTTTCTATCTTGGATCTATCGGTGGCCCCGCTGCTATTCTTGCTAAAGACAATATCCTTTCCGTAGACGTGGTTGATTTCCCGGAACTAGGAATGGAGGCAGTAAGGAAAATAGAGATCAAAGACTTCCCTGCGTTTATCATTACAGATGATAAAGGGAATGACTTCTTTGCAGATTTAGCCCATTAA
- a CDS encoding helix-turn-helix domain-containing protein yields the protein MPVKEYPEKDESKRGLLFKSQDIKIIMQENLCPGKISKSNMIENPLSFNLLFMLSPDIHLEAQDDNIQFLFKKNQYILYHSPLENKAELWSEGQELLKYLQIQLSYQYVFKLINPESNRESTEILEKMTKNNYMFLHKETPPYMTAEMHMILKEMTSSSKKGVMQKLFIEAKIIKLLILIFEQFSEKDITASSPQLPLLIKKYIDENYHRKIMVEEIGKVIGVNQNIIRKEFKTQYHITVNHYISELRMLKAKKLIVDKEVMIKEIAIECGYEYVQNFTRAFKKKFGISPEKLRNE from the coding sequence ATGCCCGTAAAAGAGTATCCAGAAAAGGATGAATCTAAAAGAGGATTATTGTTCAAATCCCAAGACATTAAGATCATAATGCAGGAAAACCTGTGTCCCGGTAAGATTTCTAAATCCAATATGATTGAAAACCCGTTGAGTTTTAATCTCCTTTTCATGCTAAGTCCTGACATTCATTTAGAAGCACAGGATGACAATATTCAGTTTTTATTCAAAAAAAATCAATATATCCTTTATCATTCGCCTCTGGAAAATAAAGCAGAACTCTGGTCGGAGGGCCAGGAACTATTAAAATATCTTCAGATTCAGCTCAGTTATCAATATGTTTTCAAACTGATCAATCCCGAATCCAATAGGGAAAGCACAGAAATTCTTGAAAAAATGACTAAAAACAATTATATGTTTCTGCATAAAGAGACACCTCCTTATATGACAGCCGAGATGCATATGATCCTGAAAGAAATGACAAGCAGCTCTAAGAAAGGTGTTATGCAGAAACTATTTATTGAGGCTAAAATTATTAAGCTACTGATTTTAATTTTCGAACAGTTCAGCGAAAAGGACATTACTGCATCATCACCTCAACTTCCTTTACTTATAAAAAAATATATTGATGAAAATTACCATAGAAAGATAATGGTAGAAGAAATAGGAAAAGTTATTGGGGTTAACCAGAATATAATAAGAAAAGAGTTCAAAACTCAATATCACATTACAGTCAATCACTATATTTCAGAACTTAGAATGCTTAAAGCTAAAAAGCTAATTGTGGATAAAGAAGTGATGATAAAGGAGATTGCCATTGAATGCGGATATGAATATGTTCAGAACTTCACACGGGCTTTCAAGAAAAAATTCGGTATATCTCCGGAAAAGTTGAGAAATGAATAA
- a CDS encoding T9SS type A sorting domain-containing protein — translation MLKNLHFAIRKIGVGLGLIGIANTFLYAQQGDVINRLRVVSAKRNVNNQISIDTSGKYGASYADFSTGKVCTNTDPGNNPGDIGCVSFTYKEEPVSYSTVRGKDGKIWLQQNLGSTQVATSMSDEESYGDLFQWGRWDDWHQVRNSPTTGTPSPNSPDGLVGISSFITGSWWAGNTLTDQWTGNSAASISSNEGFDPCKAIGQGWKMPSQTDWVALQNAEVINNPTAAYNSTLKLPAAGYRGSTTGDFTFVGQRGYYWSSTPSSSGAKYFYIGSVLGNAAAGGPRGQGQSVRCVKEASSLGTSETKLNTVGIYPNPTNGILHIKTGTPIESLKVVNEAGQSVEVLLSNNEINMRGFPSGIYIVQLKFKNGQPFFKKIVKK, via the coding sequence ATGCTCAAAAATTTACATTTTGCAATACGGAAAATTGGAGTGGGATTAGGCTTGATCGGTATTGCCAATACTTTTCTATATGCTCAACAGGGGGACGTTATTAATAGGTTACGGGTAGTTTCTGCTAAGAGGAATGTCAATAACCAGATAAGTATTGATACCTCAGGAAAGTATGGAGCTTCTTATGCTGATTTTTCCACCGGAAAAGTCTGTACAAATACCGATCCGGGAAATAATCCCGGAGATATAGGCTGTGTTTCTTTTACTTACAAAGAGGAGCCGGTTTCTTATAGCACGGTAAGAGGAAAAGATGGTAAAATATGGCTTCAGCAGAACTTAGGAAGTACTCAGGTAGCCACATCTATGTCTGATGAAGAATCGTATGGTGACCTGTTCCAATGGGGAAGATGGGACGACTGGCATCAGGTAAGAAACTCTCCTACTACCGGAACGCCGTCTCCAAACTCTCCGGATGGATTAGTGGGAATCAGCTCATTTATCACCGGATCATGGTGGGCAGGGAATACTTTAACTGACCAATGGACGGGCAATAGTGCAGCATCGATAAGTTCTAATGAAGGATTTGACCCTTGTAAGGCAATAGGACAGGGATGGAAAATGCCAAGTCAGACAGACTGGGTAGCTTTACAAAATGCTGAAGTGATCAATAATCCTACTGCCGCTTATAACAGCACTCTGAAATTGCCTGCTGCCGGTTATAGGGGATCAACAACGGGAGATTTTACTTTTGTGGGTCAAAGAGGGTATTACTGGAGTTCTACACCTTCATCATCAGGAGCTAAATATTTCTATATAGGGAGTGTATTAGGAAATGCTGCAGCAGGTGGTCCCAGAGGTCAGGGACAGTCAGTACGGTGTGTCAAGGAGGCTTCGTCTCTTGGGACCTCTGAAACTAAATTGAATACCGTGGGAATCTATCCTAATCCAACTAATGGAATTCTCCATATCAAAACAGGAACCCCTATAGAAAGCTTGAAAGTGGTAAATGAGGCAGGGCAGAGCGTTGAGGTTTTGCTTTCCAATAATGAAATTAATATGCGGGGATTTCCCAGTGGGATATATATTGTACAGTTAAAATTTAAGAATGGACAGCCTTTCTTTAAAAAGATTGTAAAGAAATGA